From Cellulomonas oligotrophica, a single genomic window includes:
- the era gene encoding GTPase Era: MTHRSGFACFVGRPNAGKSTLTNALVGQKVAITSGRPQTTRHVVRGIVHRDDAQLVLVDTPGLHRPRTLLGERLNDLVRDTLTEVDVVGFCLPANEKIGPGDRYIAEQLARLAPEGRAGTPVVAVVTKADLVPRGRLAEQLLAVDALGEWADVVPVSARDGYQVGELTEVLVGHLPEGPALYPDGELTDEPEQVMVAELVREAALEGVRDELPHSLAVVVDEIVEREEPARDGVPMLDVRVHMFVERDSQKAIVIGRGGARLRDVGTRARTEIEALLGARVFLDLHVKVAKDWQRDPKQLGRLGF; encoded by the coding sequence ATGACCCACCGCTCCGGCTTCGCCTGCTTCGTCGGGCGCCCCAACGCCGGCAAGTCGACGCTCACCAACGCCCTCGTCGGGCAGAAGGTCGCGATCACGTCGGGCCGGCCGCAGACGACGCGGCACGTGGTGCGCGGCATCGTCCACCGCGACGACGCCCAGCTCGTGCTGGTCGACACCCCCGGGCTGCACCGGCCACGCACCCTGCTGGGCGAGCGGCTCAACGACCTGGTGCGCGACACGCTGACCGAGGTCGACGTCGTCGGGTTCTGCCTGCCCGCGAACGAGAAGATCGGCCCCGGCGACCGGTACATCGCCGAGCAGCTCGCACGACTGGCGCCCGAGGGCCGTGCCGGGACCCCGGTGGTCGCGGTCGTCACCAAGGCGGACCTCGTGCCGCGGGGCCGCCTCGCCGAGCAGCTCCTCGCCGTGGACGCGCTGGGGGAGTGGGCCGACGTCGTGCCCGTCTCCGCCCGCGACGGCTACCAGGTGGGCGAGCTCACCGAGGTGCTCGTGGGCCACCTGCCCGAGGGGCCGGCGCTCTACCCGGACGGCGAGCTGACGGACGAGCCCGAGCAGGTGATGGTCGCCGAGCTGGTGCGCGAGGCCGCCCTCGAGGGCGTGCGCGACGAGCTCCCGCACTCCCTGGCCGTCGTGGTCGACGAGATCGTCGAGCGCGAGGAGCCGGCCCGCGACGGCGTGCCGATGCTCGACGTGCGGGTGCACATGTTCGTCGAGCGCGACAGCCAGAAGGCCATCGTCATCGGCCGCGGCGGTGCCCGGCTGCGCGACGTGGGCACCCGCGCGCGCACGGAGATCGAGGCCCTGCTCGGCGCGCGCGTGTTCCTCGACCTGCACGTCAAGGTCGCCAAGGACTGGCAGCGCGACCCCAAGCAGCTCGGCCGGCTGGGCTTCTGA
- a CDS encoding hemolysin family protein has translation MTGTPVALLLAVAVVGFVLAAALSAGEVAVLRVTRSRVAELEAERHRAAGRVLRLVEQPERVVAAASFVRILAETAAAVCLTLAISAGSLSWWATALLATAACGVVAFGLVRVSPRSMGRRHPAGVLTALSGLLLAVAWLAPVVSRAQPAGEGPSEQDEDELRDMVERVSESEAIEDTEREMFRSVLELGDTLTREVMVPRTDMITTHADTPLHKALALLLRSGFSRVPVVGDSVDDLVGVLYLKDVVRRLPDRGAAAAGDPDPLDAPAASLARTPVFVPESKPVDDLLRELRDGSSHIALVVDEYGGIAGLVTIEDALEEIVGELTDEHDPSAPVVEDLGDGVYRVPARMGRDELGDLFGLEVEDEDVDTAAGLLAKAIGKVPLPGSAADVHGLHLVAERAEGRRKRLATLLVSRAPDPEADADDARTPGRGTAARTPARGTPQVRPTSASEATR, from the coding sequence ATGACCGGGACGCCCGTCGCGCTGCTGCTCGCCGTCGCGGTCGTCGGCTTCGTGCTCGCGGCCGCGCTGTCCGCCGGCGAGGTCGCGGTGCTGCGGGTCACGCGCTCGCGGGTCGCCGAGCTCGAGGCCGAGCGGCACCGTGCCGCCGGGCGGGTGCTGCGCCTGGTCGAGCAGCCCGAGCGGGTCGTGGCCGCGGCGTCGTTCGTGCGGATCCTCGCCGAGACGGCCGCCGCGGTCTGCCTGACGCTGGCCATCAGCGCCGGGAGCCTGTCGTGGTGGGCCACCGCGCTGCTGGCCACCGCGGCGTGCGGCGTCGTGGCGTTCGGGCTCGTGCGCGTCAGCCCGCGGTCCATGGGCCGCCGCCACCCGGCCGGCGTGCTGACCGCGCTGTCGGGCCTGCTGCTGGCCGTCGCGTGGCTGGCCCCGGTGGTCTCGCGCGCGCAGCCGGCGGGCGAGGGGCCCAGCGAGCAGGACGAGGACGAGCTGCGCGACATGGTCGAGCGCGTCAGCGAGTCCGAGGCCATCGAGGACACCGAGCGGGAGATGTTCCGCTCGGTGCTCGAGCTGGGGGACACGCTCACGCGCGAGGTCATGGTGCCGCGCACCGACATGATCACCACGCACGCGGACACCCCGCTGCACAAGGCGCTCGCCCTGCTGCTGCGCTCCGGGTTCTCCCGGGTCCCGGTCGTGGGCGACTCCGTCGACGACCTCGTCGGCGTGCTGTACCTCAAGGACGTCGTGCGGCGCCTGCCCGACCGCGGTGCCGCCGCGGCCGGCGACCCCGACCCGCTCGACGCGCCCGCCGCGTCGCTGGCGCGCACCCCGGTGTTCGTGCCGGAGTCCAAGCCGGTCGACGACCTGCTGCGCGAACTGCGCGACGGCTCCTCGCACATCGCGCTCGTCGTCGACGAGTACGGCGGCATCGCCGGCCTCGTCACCATCGAGGACGCGCTCGAGGAGATCGTCGGCGAGCTCACGGACGAGCACGACCCCAGCGCACCGGTCGTCGAGGACCTCGGGGACGGCGTCTACCGGGTGCCGGCACGGATGGGCCGCGACGAGCTCGGGGATCTGTTCGGCCTCGAGGTCGAGGACGAGGACGTCGACACCGCCGCCGGCCTGCTGGCCAAGGCGATCGGCAAGGTCCCGCTGCCCGGCTCCGCGGCCGACGTCCACGGCCTGCACCTGGTGGCCGAGCGTGCCGAGGGCCGCCGCAAGCGCCTGGCGACGCTGCTCGTCAGCCGGGCCCCCGACCCCGAGGCCGACGCCGACGACGCACGCACCCCTGGCCGCGGCACCGCCGCGCGCACCCCCGCCCGTGGCACGCCCCAGGTGCGCCCGACGTCCGCCTCGGAGGCGACCCGATGA
- the ybeY gene encoding rRNA maturation RNase YbeY, with product MSIEVSNESGHEVDEAEFAALGRYVLDAMHVHPQADLFVRLVDTDAMSDLHVKWMDEPGPTDVLSFPMDELRPGREGDPTPPGVLGDVVLCPEVAATQARAAGHSTVEELLLLTTHGILHLLGYDHAEPEEEKEMFALQRRLLLTFLAGR from the coding sequence ATGAGCATCGAGGTCAGCAACGAGTCCGGGCACGAGGTCGACGAGGCGGAGTTCGCCGCGCTCGGCCGGTACGTGCTCGACGCGATGCACGTGCACCCGCAGGCGGACCTGTTCGTCCGCCTCGTCGACACCGACGCGATGAGCGACCTGCACGTGAAGTGGATGGACGAGCCCGGCCCGACCGACGTGCTCTCGTTCCCCATGGACGAGCTGCGCCCCGGCCGCGAGGGCGACCCCACGCCGCCCGGCGTGCTCGGCGACGTCGTCCTGTGCCCCGAGGTGGCCGCGACCCAGGCGCGTGCCGCCGGGCACTCCACGGTCGAGGAGCTCCTGCTCCTGACGACCCACGGGATCCTGCACCTGCTCGGCTACGACCACGCCGAGCCGGAGGAGGAGAAGGAGATGTTCGCCCTCCAGCGACGACTGCTCCTGACCTTCCTCGCCGGCCGATGA
- a CDS encoding PhoH family protein: MTETSSPHPRVEHRVTVPAEVSMVELLGQRDEVLRAVEDGFRTVDVHVRGNEVTLAGTPGDVALVTRLVDELVDMAAAGTPLSPDVVRRTVTMLAAGADARPADVLTFNILSSRGKTIRPKTAGQKDYVDAIDRHTVTFGIGPAGTGKTYLAMAKAVQALQARQVNRIVLTRPAVEAGERLGFLPGTLADKIDPYLRPLHDALHDMVDPESIPRLMEAGTIEVAPLAYMRGRTLNDAFIILDEAQNTSTEQMKMFLTRLGFGSKVVVTGDVTQTDLPSGTTSGLRVVESILADVDDVAFCRLSSHDVVRHRLVGEIIDAYARWDRS; encoded by the coding sequence ATGACTGAGACCTCATCACCGCACCCGCGCGTGGAGCACCGCGTCACCGTGCCCGCCGAGGTCTCGATGGTCGAGCTCCTCGGGCAGCGCGACGAGGTGCTGCGCGCCGTCGAGGACGGCTTCCGCACCGTCGACGTGCACGTGCGCGGCAACGAGGTGACCCTCGCCGGCACCCCCGGGGACGTCGCCCTCGTGACCCGCCTCGTCGACGAGCTCGTCGACATGGCCGCCGCCGGCACCCCGCTGAGCCCCGACGTCGTGCGCCGCACCGTCACCATGCTCGCGGCCGGCGCCGACGCCCGGCCCGCCGACGTCCTGACGTTCAACATCCTGTCCTCGCGCGGGAAGACCATCCGCCCCAAGACCGCGGGGCAGAAGGACTACGTCGACGCGATCGACCGGCACACCGTGACCTTCGGGATCGGCCCCGCCGGCACCGGCAAGACGTACCTGGCCATGGCCAAGGCCGTGCAGGCGCTGCAGGCCCGCCAGGTCAACCGCATCGTGCTGACCCGGCCCGCCGTCGAGGCCGGCGAGCGCCTCGGGTTCCTGCCCGGCACCCTCGCCGACAAGATCGACCCCTACCTGCGGCCGCTGCACGACGCGCTGCACGACATGGTCGACCCGGAGTCGATCCCGCGGCTCATGGAGGCCGGCACCATCGAGGTCGCCCCGCTGGCGTACATGCGCGGGCGCACCCTCAACGACGCGTTCATCATCCTCGACGAGGCGCAGAACACCTCGACCGAGCAGATGAAGATGTTCCTCACGCGTCTGGGCTTCGGCTCCAAGGTCGTCGTCACCGGCGACGTCACGCAGACCGACCTGCCGTCCGGCACGACGTCGGGCCTGCGCGTCGTGGAGAGCATCCTGGCCGACGTGGACGACGTCGCGTTCTGCCGGCTGAGCTCCCACGACGTCGTCCGCCACCGCCTGGTGGGGGAGATCATCGACGCCTACGCGAGGTGGGACAGGTCATGA